A section of the Malania oleifera isolate guangnan ecotype guangnan chromosome 2, ASM2987363v1, whole genome shotgun sequence genome encodes:
- the LOC131149506 gene encoding reticulon-like protein B8 isoform X2, which yields MPEGVKAENLLNSLVETVADSVQKHKSVSFFEEEKNESVTSQFKRLFGRQKPVHNVLGGGKSADVLLWRNKKISASVLAGATAIWVLFEWLNYHFLTFSCIAVILGMLVQFLWSNASNVWNRAQSNVPRLIIPDELFVNIGISVGTEVNRALGFLQDVACRGTSKQFLMSISLSTEVPLKEASCFLVNYIFFLYNSYFLLKIITVS from the exons ATGCCTGAGGGAGTGAAAGCTGAGAATCTATTGAACAGTTTAGTCGAAACAGTTGCTGATAGTGTTCAAAAGCATAAATCTGTTTCCTTTTTTGAGGAAGAGAAGAATGAATCAGTAACTTCTCAGTTCAAACGGCTGTTTGGGCGTCAGAAACCTGTCCACAATGTTTTAGGGGGTGGAAAAT CTGCTGATGTGCTGTTATGGAGGAACAAGAAGATCTCAGCGAGTGTCTTAGCTGGAGCAACTGCTATCTGGGTGCTGTTTGAATGGCTTAACTACCATTTTCTTACATTTTCCTGCATTGCTGTGATTCTTGGCATGCTTGTCCAATTTCTGTGGTCAAATGCCTCTAATGTATGGAACAG AGCACAGTCCAATGTACCACGTCTCATTATTCCTGATGAGTTATTTGTCAACATTGGCATCTCAGTTGGTACTGAGGTTAACCGGGCTTTGGGGTTTCTTCAGGATGTTGCATGTAGAGGAACTTCGAAGCAATTTCTCATG AGCATATCATTGTCCACGGAAGTACCCTTGAAAGAAGCTTCTTGTTTTCTggtaaattatattttctttttgtacaATTCTTACTTCCTTTTGAAAATTATAACTGTTTCTTGA
- the LOC131149506 gene encoding reticulon-like protein B8 isoform X1 — MPEGVKAENLLNSLVETVADSVQKHKSVSFFEEEKNESVTSQFKRLFGRQKPVHNVLGGGKSADVLLWRNKKISASVLAGATAIWVLFEWLNYHFLTFSCIAVILGMLVQFLWSNASNVWNRAQSNVPRLIIPDELFVNIGISVGTEVNRALGFLQDVACRGTSKQFLMVVLSLWAAAVIGSWCNFMTVLYVGFVAAHTMPVLYERYEDQIDGFVYNALDQLQRHYGKFDAGVLSKIPKGRFKGKKHQ, encoded by the exons ATGCCTGAGGGAGTGAAAGCTGAGAATCTATTGAACAGTTTAGTCGAAACAGTTGCTGATAGTGTTCAAAAGCATAAATCTGTTTCCTTTTTTGAGGAAGAGAAGAATGAATCAGTAACTTCTCAGTTCAAACGGCTGTTTGGGCGTCAGAAACCTGTCCACAATGTTTTAGGGGGTGGAAAAT CTGCTGATGTGCTGTTATGGAGGAACAAGAAGATCTCAGCGAGTGTCTTAGCTGGAGCAACTGCTATCTGGGTGCTGTTTGAATGGCTTAACTACCATTTTCTTACATTTTCCTGCATTGCTGTGATTCTTGGCATGCTTGTCCAATTTCTGTGGTCAAATGCCTCTAATGTATGGAACAG AGCACAGTCCAATGTACCACGTCTCATTATTCCTGATGAGTTATTTGTCAACATTGGCATCTCAGTTGGTACTGAGGTTAACCGGGCTTTGGGGTTTCTTCAGGATGTTGCATGTAGAGGAACTTCGAAGCAATTTCTCATG GTTGTATTAAGCTTGTGGGCTGCTGCAGTGATAGGAAGTTGGTGCAATTTTATGACTGTTTTATACGTtg GTTTCGTTGCTGCCCATACAATGCCGGTTCTGTACGAGAGATACGAAGATCAAATTGATGGCTTTGTATACAATGCCCTTGATCAGCTTCAACGCCACTATGGTAAGTTTGACGCTGGCGTCCTCAGCAAAATCCCGAAGGGAAGGTTCAAGGGGAAGAAGCACCAATAA